One Novosphingobium sp. 9U genomic region harbors:
- a CDS encoding outer membrane protein assembly factor BamE: MRSFGQMAWLSVASLGLVAAASGCTSITDHRGYIIDQALVDAVQPGVDNRQSVEKTLGRPTFTSQFGTQDWYYISQNVKTPPFRRPRTSDQTIYRLRFDPAGNVAAIDKRGMEKVARFSPEGDKTATLGRHRGLLEDLFGNVGTVGTGGGGAAPTGGPNGSQ; this comes from the coding sequence ATGCGCAGCTTCGGGCAGATGGCCTGGCTCTCCGTGGCATCGCTCGGCCTCGTGGCGGCAGCGAGTGGCTGCACTTCGATCACCGACCACCGCGGCTACATCATCGACCAGGCCCTCGTCGATGCGGTGCAGCCCGGCGTCGACAATCGCCAGTCGGTGGAAAAGACGCTCGGCCGTCCGACCTTCACCAGCCAGTTCGGCACGCAGGACTGGTACTATATCTCGCAGAACGTGAAGACACCGCCGTTCCGCCGGCCGCGCACCAGCGACCAGACGATCTATCGCCTGCGCTTCGATCCTGCCGGCAACGTCGCCGCGATCGACAAGCGCGGCATGGAGAAGGTCGCGCGGTTCAGCCCCGAAGGCGATAAGACGGCAACTCTGGGCCGCCATCGCGGCCTGCTGGAGGATCTGTTCGGCAACGTCGGCACCGTCGGTACTGGCGGCGGAGGCGCGGCACCGACCGGCGGTCCGAACGGCAGCCAGTGA
- the hslV gene encoding ATP-dependent protease subunit HslV: MDNSGASHGLIQWHGTTIIGVKKDGKTVIAGDGQVSMGNTVMKPNARKVRRIGKGEKVIAGFAGATADAFTLFERLEKKLEQYSGQLTRAAVELAKDWRTDKYLRNLEALMIVADETALLVLTGNGDVLEPEAGIAAIGSGGNYALAAAKAIDQYEADAEVIARKAMAVAADICVFTNDRVTVETV; the protein is encoded by the coding sequence ATGGACAATAGCGGGGCGAGCCACGGCCTCATCCAGTGGCACGGGACTACCATCATCGGCGTGAAGAAGGACGGCAAGACCGTCATCGCCGGCGATGGTCAGGTTTCCATGGGCAACACCGTCATGAAGCCGAACGCGCGCAAGGTGCGGCGGATCGGCAAGGGTGAAAAGGTCATTGCCGGGTTCGCCGGCGCGACGGCCGACGCCTTCACCCTGTTCGAGCGTTTGGAGAAGAAGCTGGAGCAGTACTCCGGCCAGCTGACCCGCGCCGCGGTGGAGCTTGCCAAGGATTGGCGGACCGACAAGTACTTGCGCAACCTGGAAGCGCTGATGATCGTCGCTGATGAGACCGCGCTGCTGGTGCTCACCGGCAACGGCGACGTGCTCGAGCCCGAAGCCGGGATCGCCGCGATCGGCTCTGGCGGAAATTATGCGCTCGCGGCGGCCAAGGCGATCGACCAGTACGAGGCCGATGCCGAGGTGATCGCCCGCAAGGCCATGGCGGTCGCTGCCGACATCTGCGTCTTCACCAACGATCGCGTGACGGTGGAAACCGTCTGA